The following proteins are encoded in a genomic region of Cyanobacterium sp. T60_A2020_053:
- a CDS encoding HAMP domain-containing histidine kinase, with protein sequence MSWQMKNRLIMSHEKHLNNLAQQIPNDVKIYQEMYSPQQALDKTIKSYSSPKTLLWIKTDQAKITTYSDNLSPEITTVENITDQPKIFNISNQYWLMCSLKISFDEKNLQTIYVAQNINDDQLLLNDLLKTLFLIIFLTNIAIIYATSTYICLALKPIDNITKTAKNISPDKLKEVSLKFNQAPTEVRKLALTIEELLLKIGESWDNQEQLLSNVSHELRTPLTIVSGYLQSLLRRGDNLTKTQKEALTIANSEAGRTVQLLQDLLELARADSGNIKLQMEIVKLSELLREIIPMAQQYSQRQITLSIEDQNINIKVDINRFKQIFLNLLDNAIKYSSDDTLIEIRVSKKEDIIIEIEDHGIGIPLAYQNRIFERFYRMDEARTRYDSGSGLGLAIVKTLVLAMNGNISLISQPQKGTIFTLKFPYE encoded by the coding sequence ATGAGTTGGCAAATGAAAAATCGTCTAATTATGAGTCATGAAAAACACCTGAATAATCTTGCTCAACAAATACCTAATGATGTCAAAATTTATCAAGAAATGTATTCACCGCAACAGGCTTTAGATAAAACAATTAAAAGTTATTCCAGCCCAAAAACATTGCTGTGGATTAAAACTGATCAAGCCAAAATAACAACTTATTCCGATAATCTATCACCAGAAATTACCACCGTAGAAAATATTACTGATCAACCAAAAATTTTTAATATTAGTAATCAATATTGGCTTATGTGTTCATTGAAAATTAGTTTTGATGAAAAAAATTTACAAACAATATATGTAGCTCAGAATATTAATGATGATCAACTATTATTGAATGATTTACTAAAAACCTTATTTTTGATTATATTTTTAACTAACATAGCCATTATTTACGCTACCAGTACCTATATTTGTTTAGCCCTTAAACCTATAGATAACATAACCAAAACTGCTAAAAATATTTCCCCAGACAAATTAAAAGAAGTTTCCCTAAAATTTAACCAAGCGCCCACCGAAGTCAGAAAATTAGCCCTGACTATCGAAGAATTATTACTGAAAATAGGCGAAAGTTGGGATAATCAAGAACAGTTATTAAGTAATGTTTCCCACGAATTAAGAACTCCATTAACCATTGTTTCTGGTTACTTACAAAGTTTATTAAGAAGGGGAGATAATTTAACTAAAACTCAAAAAGAAGCCTTAACCATTGCCAATTCAGAAGCAGGGCGCACGGTGCAACTATTACAAGATTTATTAGAATTAGCAAGGGCAGATAGCGGTAATATAAAATTACAAATGGAAATAGTTAAATTGAGCGAATTATTAAGAGAAATTATCCCTATGGCTCAACAATATAGCCAAAGACAAATAACTTTATCCATTGAGGATCAAAATATTAATATAAAAGTTGATATTAACCGTTTTAAACAGATTTTTTTGAATCTATTAGATAATGCCATTAAATACTCCTCTGACGATACCCTAATTGAAATTAGAGTAAGTAAAAAAGAAGATATTATTATTGAAATAGAAGATCATGGTATTGGCATTCCCCTAGCTTATCAAAATCGTATTTTTGAGCGATTTTACCGTATGGATGAAGCCAGAACTCGTTATGACAGCGGTAGCGGATTAGGATTAGCTATTGTCAAAACTTTAGTGTTAGCAATGAATGGTAATATTTCTTTGATTTCTCAACCGCAAAAAGGCACTATTTTTACTCTTAAATTTCCTTATGAATAA